DNA sequence from the Fibrobacter sp. UBA4297 genome:
ATGCTCGCGCTCGAAAGATTCTTGTCACCGTTCATCACGCGACTGATGAAATCTTTGGCCTTAAACCCGATTTTATCCGAGAAAACGCGGAGCGAAAAGGCAGGGTTCGCCTCCTTCTTTGCGCTATAATAATCCTTCAAAAACTCCCGGTAGTCCAGGTATTCGAAGATTTTTTTCCCTAGTTTCTTTTCGCCCATGCCATAAATGTAAGAAAATTATGTTTTGCGGGGTATAAAAAAGCGACTTTAGCGTTGTCCAGAAACAACGAGAAATCAGCTTTCACGAGAAAAGCGCTTTGAAGTGCACGCCGCAAGATTTAGATTATGGGTATGGGGGAATAATCCCCCTAATTGCAGCCCGCTTTGCGGTCTTCCATTACCCCCAATGCGGGCTTCAGACGCCAGCCCGCAACGCCTGGCTTAATTGCTATAAAGGGATGGAACAAACCAAAAGTTGGGTAACCGCAAAAAAAGTGAGGAACAATGGGTATGAAAGGTTTTGGTCAAATAGCGCTTGCAAGCGTTGTCTCAATTTTCGGAATTTCCGCAGTACATGCGGCAGATGCGGCTACAAAAATTCAAGCCTCTGAAGTCGTTACGCTCCCGTCCGACGCCGCTTACGGCGGTGGCGACAAAGTTGGTTCACAGCTGATTGCCGCCACGTACAACGCCGGGAAAGGCCCAGGCATTTGGATTGTCGCCGATGGCGGTTACAGGCTCTACCACAACGGTTCACTCCTCGCCGAAGATAACCAGGCAGGCCGAGTACGCTTTATCCCGATGACATTCCTGCCCGGCGAAAACGCCATTTCTGTCGTGAGCGTGAACGGCAAAGGCGCCCCGGGCGTTCTCGTGCAAATCGACGACCTCGACAAATCTTACTATTCCGGCAGTGGCTGGAAGTCAAAGCCCGTTGTCAGCAACAACTCCTGGAAAAACAAGGGCCGCGACCTCTCGCAATGGGGAGGCGCCACAACGCTTTCTTACGCAAACAACAAGCTCCCGAGCGGAGGCAATCTCGAAAATTTCGCCGCAAACACACAAGCGAAATGGATTTGGACAAGCGATGAATCTGACCCGACAGCAGTGCTCCTTTTCACGTTCAACGTGAAAGCCGAGGGCTTCGGTGTCACCACAACGGGTGGCGACGCAGGCAAAGTCGTCATTGCAAGCGATTCCGCAAGCATCCGCAAGTACCTGCAGAGTAATGACGCCGTGACGATTCTTGTGCCCGAAGGCACTTACGACTTTAGGCAAATGCGCAATGCGGTGACCGAGGCGAACAAGCAAGGGCGTACTTGGTGCCGCACGACTTGCGGCGAGACGAACCGCGTGACGGGCAAGACGAACAAGTTCTACCGTATCGCCTTCGAGAAAAACAGTTGCGCGAGCCTCGGCGAATCCGGACTCGAAATTGTGAAGGAATCGGACAATCTACAGGCGTGGAGCAACTGGATTACCACAAAACCCAACAAAAGCCTTGTGGGCATGGGTCGTGGTGCCAACCTCCGCGGAGCATCCATCGCCGTGCGCAGTAACGAAGGTTCAGGGAACCACATCTACCGCAACCTCGCGATTTACGATGTGAACCCGCACTTGATCGAAGGCGGCGACGGCCTTGAAACCGTAGGCACCGCCAGCAAGCACGTAGACAAATTCTGGGCCGACCACATCAGCTATAAATGGATCAGTGACGGCATGGATATGGAATTCGTGGATGATGCCACTATCAGCTACCTGGATTTTGACGGCGCGAACGAGTTCAACTGCTGGGGAACCGACCCCTATATGGCGCTTGTCGAAGATGCTCACCTGACTTATGCAAACAACTACTGGCACAACACTTACGGTCGCGTCCCAAAAGTCACCGGTGAAAACAACGGCTCGCAAGTTCATTTGTACAACCAGTACGTCGATTACAACCGCTTCTTTATCGCAGGCGCAAACGGTCACAGCGCAAACGCCAAGGCTTACGTGCGCTACGAAAACAGCTACATCAGCGATGGTCAAGGCTACCTCGCCGAATGGGGCGACAACGGCTACGTTTACTTTAGCGGAGTTACGTTCGGGAACGGGACCAAGCAACAGCACCGCTACAACGGCACCGTGAAGCAAGGCATTCCGCAGGCAGAAACATTCAACCCGAGCTACAGTTTTGAAAAGCGCAATGTCGCAGACCTCCCGAAAGAAATCCCGAACCTCTCGGGCGTTGGCGGACGCTACGGCAAAATGCCCGAATACAACCAAGGCTTCGGTCAAAGCAACAAGGCTGCAAGCGTAACGCTCACCGCACCTGCCGCTGGCGCAAAAATCACTGCAAGTGCAGACGTGACCTTAAAAGCCGACGCCAAGGACAACGACGGCTCCGTGAAAAGCGTTGCATTCTACGTCGGCAACACGCTCGTCGGAACCGCCACCGCAGCGCCTTACCAGGTAAACGCGCGCGGTTTCGAGCCGGGCACACATTCCGCAGTCGCCGTCGTGACCGACAATTCCGGACTCACGTGGATGTCTGAATACGTGACGTTTACCGTCGAAGGCGCGGCAGAATCTAGTTCCAGTGCGGCTCCCGCAAGCAGCTCAGCAGTCGCGGAATCCAGCTCTAGCGAAGTTTCTTCATCGAGCGTCGCGGAATCTAGCTCCAGTGCGACACCCGCAAGCAGCTCCAGCGAAGGGACCATCGGCATCGCCTCCCCCATGCAGCGCGCGACCGAAGCCGAAGCAGGCTTCTACCGCATCTTTGACATTCAAGGACGCCCGCTGTACTCCGGCAACAGCAAGCCCGCCAAGATGCCCGCTGCGCACGTCATCGTGATTGAATACTCCAAAACAGGCAAAACATTACGCCACTATATCCAATAACGATTACTATAGCGATTAATAGCCCTCCCGCTTTTAGCAAATCTTATATATATTGGTATCAATGAAGTTCTGCAAAAACATATTGGCTGTTTCGATTGCGTCCGCCGCAATTTTTGGAGGTTGCTCCTCCGACAGCCATATTGCAGGCAACAGCGCCGAGACGGGTTCTCCGGAACTCGCCGGTATTTTCCTTTTGGATAACGGCAAGCCCGCCGCATTCGCACGCGTGCATTGCGTCCCTAGCGACTTTGACGCAGCCTCAGGCGAGCTCCCCGCCGCCTACTCCACGGATACAGATTCCACAGGCTACTACAGCCTCGATTCCATCCCTGCAGGCACTTACGCCGTCGAAGCATTCCACGAAGAATCCGGCAAGCGGTTCCTCGTACAGAACGTAAGCGTCACCGAAGACGATTCCATCGCCGTTAGCGATACGCTCCGCGCACCAGGCTCTGTCGAAATCGCTTTCAACAGCCTCATTGAAGACGGCACGTCCGCCGTGGTCACAATCCCCGGAACGACCATTTTATGCAAAGTGACAGTCCTCGGGCAAAAAGCCATTATCGACAGCTTACCCACCGACACGCTTGGTCTCAGAATTTATATAGA
Encoded proteins:
- a CDS encoding Ig-like domain-containing protein, which codes for MKGFGQIALASVVSIFGISAVHAADAATKIQASEVVTLPSDAAYGGGDKVGSQLIAATYNAGKGPGIWIVADGGYRLYHNGSLLAEDNQAGRVRFIPMTFLPGENAISVVSVNGKGAPGVLVQIDDLDKSYYSGSGWKSKPVVSNNSWKNKGRDLSQWGGATTLSYANNKLPSGGNLENFAANTQAKWIWTSDESDPTAVLLFTFNVKAEGFGVTTTGGDAGKVVIASDSASIRKYLQSNDAVTILVPEGTYDFRQMRNAVTEANKQGRTWCRTTCGETNRVTGKTNKFYRIAFEKNSCASLGESGLEIVKESDNLQAWSNWITTKPNKSLVGMGRGANLRGASIAVRSNEGSGNHIYRNLAIYDVNPHLIEGGDGLETVGTASKHVDKFWADHISYKWISDGMDMEFVDDATISYLDFDGANEFNCWGTDPYMALVEDAHLTYANNYWHNTYGRVPKVTGENNGSQVHLYNQYVDYNRFFIAGANGHSANAKAYVRYENSYISDGQGYLAEWGDNGYVYFSGVTFGNGTKQQHRYNGTVKQGIPQAETFNPSYSFEKRNVADLPKEIPNLSGVGGRYGKMPEYNQGFGQSNKAASVTLTAPAAGAKITASADVTLKADAKDNDGSVKSVAFYVGNTLVGTATAAPYQVNARGFEPGTHSAVAVVTDNSGLTWMSEYVTFTVEGAAESSSSAAPASSSAVAESSSSEVSSSSVAESSSSATPASSSSEGTIGIASPMQRATEAEAGFYRIFDIQGRPLYSGNSKPAKMPAAHVIVIEYSKTGKTLRHYIQ